From Humisphaera borealis, the proteins below share one genomic window:
- a CDS encoding enolase-like domain-containing protein, which translates to MPIRVLSTELYVLPMRTRMPFRYGIITVTELPHLFLKAEVEVDGRRQTGFAADHLALKWFTKNPDSSHLRDTLELVEVIESACTIARAVPKVPTVFAFWKYLYEMQSAWGGGWGKPPLLSHFGTSLVERAVIDAFCKARSVPFWKAIRHNTLGVELGTLQPELEGTQPADWLPPAPLGEVIARHTIGLIDPLTDSQIADADRIQDGLPQSLEACIRAYGLTHFKIKLCGEAPKDIDRIRNIAAVLQCTVADGDYRYTLDANENFKSAGGFREFWSKLSEEPSLSDFLTRLLFVEQPLHRDVALSAAVGHEFVAWPDRPPMIIDESDGSVPSAREALALGYVGTSHKNCKGVIKGLGNACLIASRNKTSPAAQFRISGEDLLNVGPIALLQDLAVVSALGIADVERNGHHYFRGLAAIPEGVQAAVLKNHGDLYRLANGGYPSVRPVGGRLRIGSVNAAPFGTAFDFDPTAFIPFSTWSKGLS; encoded by the coding sequence ATGCCCATTCGCGTCCTTTCCACCGAGTTGTACGTTCTTCCCATGCGGACGCGGATGCCGTTCCGGTACGGCATCATCACCGTGACGGAACTTCCCCACCTGTTCCTCAAGGCCGAGGTCGAAGTGGACGGCCGACGGCAGACGGGATTTGCCGCGGACCACCTGGCCCTGAAGTGGTTCACCAAGAACCCCGACAGCTCACACCTGCGCGACACGCTGGAACTGGTTGAGGTCATCGAGTCGGCGTGCACCATCGCCCGGGCGGTGCCCAAGGTGCCGACGGTCTTTGCGTTCTGGAAATATCTCTACGAGATGCAGAGCGCCTGGGGCGGCGGATGGGGCAAACCGCCGTTGCTGTCGCACTTCGGCACGTCGCTGGTCGAGCGGGCGGTGATCGATGCCTTCTGCAAGGCCCGCAGCGTACCGTTCTGGAAAGCAATCCGGCACAACACGCTGGGTGTGGAACTGGGAACACTGCAGCCGGAACTGGAAGGCACACAGCCGGCCGACTGGCTGCCGCCCGCGCCGCTGGGTGAAGTGATCGCGCGCCACACCATCGGCCTGATCGACCCGCTGACCGATTCGCAGATCGCCGACGCCGACCGCATTCAGGACGGCCTGCCGCAATCGCTCGAAGCGTGCATTCGCGCCTACGGGCTGACGCACTTCAAGATCAAGCTGTGCGGCGAAGCGCCGAAGGACATCGACCGCATTCGCAACATCGCCGCCGTGCTGCAATGCACCGTCGCCGACGGCGACTATCGCTACACGCTCGACGCGAACGAGAACTTCAAATCGGCAGGGGGCTTTCGCGAGTTCTGGTCGAAGCTGTCGGAAGAGCCGTCACTTTCCGACTTCCTGACACGGCTCTTGTTCGTCGAACAGCCGCTGCACCGCGACGTTGCCCTGTCGGCGGCGGTGGGGCACGAGTTCGTCGCGTGGCCGGACCGCCCGCCGATGATCATTGACGAATCCGACGGCTCGGTGCCTTCGGCGCGCGAGGCGCTGGCGCTCGGGTATGTCGGGACGAGCCATAAGAATTGCAAGGGCGTCATCAAGGGCCTGGGCAATGCGTGCCTGATCGCCAGCCGGAACAAGACCAGCCCGGCGGCGCAGTTCCGCATCAGCGGCGAAGACTTGCTGAACGTCGGCCCGATCGCACTGCTGCAGGATCTGGCCGTCGTCAGCGCACTGGGCATTGCCGATGTGGAACGCAATGGGCACCACTACTTCAGAGGACTGGCGGCGATCCCGGAAGGGGTCCAGGCGGCCGTGCTGAAGAATCATGGCGATCTGTATCGACTGGCCAACGGCGGGTATCCGTCCGTCCGCCCGGTTGGGGGGCGGCTGCGCATTGGCTCGGTGAATGCCGCTCCGTTCGGGACGGCTTTCGACTTCGACCCGACCGCGTTCATCCCGTTTTCCACCTGGTCGAAAGGCCTGTCGTAA
- a CDS encoding DUF1501 domain-containing protein yields the protein MSNFNPTRRNVLYGLGATLGTVAFNAMLRDEAAKAAAATPAAGPLAPKDSHHPTKAKSCIFLFMEGGPSHIDTFDPKPKLADVHMKEFQRDDKFTSAMNGGKRYFVKSPYEFRRAGKSGLWMCEHFEHLAGVADELCIYRGCQAESVDHPTACYHLNTGNRFGGDPAIGSWATYGLGTLNQNLPAYVVLPEGAFPQGGAANWSNGYLPAYFQGTPLRPAGSPILDLAPPPGVTREAQRANLDLLAKLNVADAARNPHHDDLAARMESYELAFRMQTQVPDIVDLSKEDAKTLEMYGIGQKATDSMGRRCLLARKLVENGVRFVQLFEGGWDSHDYLERSHKARIRATDKPIAALIADLKQRGLLDSTLVVCSGEFGRSPDNGVRGGQNVAGRDHNAKAMNLWLAGAGVKAGTAVGATDELGAKAVEVVHPLKDLHVTLLHLLGLNDNKLTFFHEGRYKQLSQTGGEVIRELIA from the coding sequence ATGTCGAACTTCAACCCCACCCGTCGCAACGTTCTCTACGGTCTTGGCGCGACGCTCGGCACGGTGGCGTTCAACGCGATGCTGCGCGACGAGGCCGCGAAAGCTGCCGCCGCCACGCCCGCCGCCGGCCCGCTCGCGCCGAAAGACTCTCACCATCCGACCAAGGCCAAGAGCTGCATCTTCCTGTTCATGGAAGGCGGGCCGAGCCATATCGACACCTTCGATCCCAAGCCGAAGCTGGCCGACGTCCACATGAAGGAGTTCCAGCGCGACGACAAGTTCACCAGCGCGATGAACGGCGGCAAGCGGTACTTCGTCAAGTCGCCTTACGAGTTTCGCCGGGCGGGCAAGAGCGGGCTCTGGATGTGCGAACACTTCGAACACCTGGCCGGCGTCGCCGACGAGCTGTGCATCTATCGCGGCTGCCAGGCCGAATCGGTCGATCACCCGACGGCGTGCTACCACCTGAACACCGGCAACCGTTTCGGCGGCGATCCGGCGATCGGCAGCTGGGCGACCTACGGCCTGGGAACTCTCAACCAGAATCTGCCGGCGTATGTGGTGTTGCCCGAGGGTGCATTTCCCCAGGGCGGTGCGGCGAACTGGTCGAACGGTTATCTGCCGGCCTACTTTCAGGGGACGCCGCTGCGGCCGGCAGGATCACCCATCCTCGACCTCGCGCCGCCGCCGGGCGTGACGCGCGAAGCCCAGCGGGCGAACCTCGACCTGCTCGCCAAGCTCAACGTGGCCGACGCCGCCCGCAATCCGCATCACGACGACCTGGCCGCGCGAATGGAATCGTACGAGCTGGCGTTCCGCATGCAGACGCAGGTGCCGGACATCGTCGATCTGTCGAAAGAAGACGCCAAAACGCTCGAGATGTACGGCATCGGCCAGAAGGCGACTGATTCCATGGGCCGCCGATGCCTGCTGGCCCGCAAGCTGGTCGAGAACGGCGTGCGGTTCGTCCAACTGTTCGAAGGCGGATGGGATTCGCACGACTACCTGGAGCGGTCGCACAAGGCCCGCATCCGCGCGACGGACAAACCGATCGCCGCCCTGATCGCCGACCTGAAACAGCGTGGCCTGCTCGACAGCACGCTGGTCGTCTGCTCCGGTGAGTTCGGCCGCAGCCCCGACAACGGCGTCCGCGGCGGCCAGAACGTCGCCGGCCGCGACCACAACGCCAAGGCGATGAACCTCTGGCTGGCCGGCGCCGGCGTAAAAGCCGGCACCGCCGTCGGCGCGACGGACGAACTGGGTGCCAAGGCGGTCGAGGTGGTGCATCCGCTGAAAGACCTCCACGTCACCCTGCTGCACCTGCTGGGGTTGAACGACAACAAGCTGACGTTCTTCCACGAGGGGCGGTACAAGCAGTTGAGTCAGACGGGTGGGGAAGTGATCAGGGAGTTGATCGCGTGA
- a CDS encoding IS110 family RNA-guided transposase → MQHEANSNAVPSAAVSDVSLPVAGIDVAKDQLDVFIDVVAQRLRVSNNDEGVARLVATLRQHKVRLVVLESTGRYHRAAAAALLQAGVNVSVVNPKNVRAFAVADGRLEKTDAIDAQVIASFGRALNPRITAKTPEKQTVLADLVSRRRGLVQVRVAERNRGQGQLPTLAATQSTKLLRLVNQQIEDLDRAIAKLIEGDDDWHNTSKIIDSVPGIGPETANQLVSSLPELGKLNRQEIAKLVGLAPLNCDSGTQRGQRHIRGGRDHVRNCLYMATFNARQRCDKFRRFFDGLVGRGKHYQVAMTACMRKLLVILNEMVKNKTHWDSKFAS, encoded by the coding sequence ATGCAGCACGAAGCCAACAGCAACGCCGTTCCGTCCGCCGCGGTGTCCGATGTCTCGTTGCCGGTCGCCGGCATCGACGTCGCCAAGGATCAGCTCGACGTCTTCATTGATGTCGTCGCCCAGCGGCTGCGAGTCAGCAACAACGACGAGGGGGTCGCACGCCTCGTCGCCACGCTGCGTCAGCACAAGGTTCGCCTGGTTGTCCTGGAGTCCACCGGCCGGTACCACCGCGCCGCGGCCGCCGCGTTGCTTCAGGCCGGCGTCAACGTCTCGGTCGTCAACCCCAAGAACGTCCGCGCCTTCGCCGTCGCCGACGGCAGGCTCGAGAAGACCGACGCGATCGACGCCCAGGTCATCGCCTCGTTCGGACGGGCGCTCAACCCGCGGATTACCGCCAAAACGCCGGAGAAACAGACGGTTCTGGCCGACCTGGTCTCCCGGCGTCGCGGCCTGGTGCAGGTCCGGGTCGCCGAACGCAACCGCGGCCAGGGACAACTGCCCACGCTGGCGGCCACCCAGTCCACGAAGCTGCTGCGGCTGGTCAACCAGCAGATCGAGGATCTGGACCGCGCGATCGCCAAGCTGATCGAAGGCGACGACGACTGGCACAATACGTCGAAGATCATCGACTCGGTGCCCGGCATCGGGCCCGAAACGGCTAACCAGCTGGTCTCCAGCCTGCCGGAGCTGGGTAAACTCAACCGCCAGGAGATCGCCAAGCTCGTCGGCCTGGCGCCGCTCAACTGCGACTCGGGCACGCAACGCGGCCAGCGGCATATCCGCGGGGGGCGGGATCACGTTCGAAACTGCCTGTACATGGCGACGTTCAATGCCCGGCAACGCTGCGACAAGTTCCGGCGTTTCTTCGATGGTCTTGTCGGGCGTGGCAAGCATTACCAAGTCGCGATGACCGCCTGCATGCGTAAGCTGCTGGTCATCCTGAACGAGATGGTGAAGAACAAGACCCATTGGGACTCGAAGTTCGCGTCATAA
- a CDS encoding DUF58 domain-containing protein has protein sequence MTVIPSTTPGRTPPPAPVDPDSGPLLDPTVMARLDQLDVMSRKMLAGKLKGERRSKRRGQSVEFADYRNYTIGDDLRFIDWNIYARLDRLFLKLFLEEEDLAMYIVLDVSKSSDYGKPNKFRYMQRVAAALGYIGLVNHNRVVLCGVSDGLVADTGAMRGRRKVSQLVSFIEKLQPMGPSHMAEACRRFALQHRSKGVCVVLSDFFVKEGFESGLRYVAGGKYDLFAVQCLAPQELEPDLQGDLKLRDMEDDDLAEVSITQPLIKQYKANLNAYCLSLKEYVTRRGGTYLFTSTAVPFDTLVLNYLRERGLLG, from the coding sequence ATGACCGTGATTCCATCGACCACCCCCGGCCGCACGCCGCCGCCGGCTCCTGTCGATCCCGACAGCGGGCCGCTGCTCGATCCGACCGTGATGGCGCGGCTCGATCAGCTCGACGTCATGAGCCGCAAGATGCTCGCCGGCAAGCTCAAAGGCGAACGCCGCAGCAAACGCCGTGGGCAAAGCGTGGAGTTTGCCGACTACCGCAACTACACGATCGGCGACGACCTTCGCTTTATCGATTGGAACATCTACGCCCGCCTGGATCGCCTGTTCCTCAAGCTCTTCCTCGAAGAGGAAGACCTGGCGATGTACATCGTGCTCGACGTCTCCAAGAGCAGCGATTACGGCAAGCCCAACAAGTTCCGCTACATGCAGCGCGTGGCTGCGGCGCTGGGGTACATCGGGCTGGTGAACCACAACCGCGTGGTTCTCTGCGGCGTCTCCGACGGGCTCGTCGCCGACACCGGCGCGATGCGCGGCCGGCGGAAGGTGTCGCAGCTCGTCAGCTTCATCGAAAAGCTCCAGCCGATGGGCCCCAGCCACATGGCCGAGGCCTGCCGCCGATTTGCGCTGCAGCACCGTTCAAAAGGCGTCTGCGTCGTGCTGAGCGACTTCTTCGTCAAGGAAGGGTTCGAGAGCGGCCTGCGATACGTCGCCGGCGGCAAGTACGACCTGTTCGCCGTCCAGTGCCTGGCCCCGCAGGAACTGGAGCCCGACCTGCAAGGCGACCTGAAGCTCCGCGACATGGAAGACGACGACCTGGCCGAGGTCAGCATCACGCAGCCGCTCATCAAGCAGTACAAGGCGAACCTGAACGCGTACTGCCTGTCGCTGAAAGAATACGTCACCAGGCGCGGCGGCACGTACCTGTTCACCAGCACGGCGGTGCCATTCGATACGCTGGTGCTGAATTATCTGCGGGAGCGAGGGCTTTTAGGATGA
- a CDS encoding putative bifunctional diguanylate cyclase/phosphodiesterase translates to MAQSNVPAAKALGFGLLALACLAPVATAMAMDCQDALCMSAPVHEAAQEAGSFQSEWDIFTNFGQYMSRLHCMRKADGSPDWPWVIGLITLTAGVVVSYLKIFVFWRSAYLEVPERDRNTKLMDLAYVFLWCAVCGYGMSILMFVWPAYRLLAIFLLVLNFFSWRFASSLGDFKVSLSAKALQRKLDDETRSRNRELERLVAEKTAALVASERQAQKLALVASRTDNAVVITDTAGRIEWVNDGFTRMTGYQLDEVLGRKPGEVLQGPETDPATVERIRRCMHNAEPVEAEIRNYSKSGRCYWLSMEIQPVRDASGKLTQFVAIERDISERKQMEQELREAARTDRLTGLPNREMLLDRLQQAILRARRMPTYHYAVLFIDFDRFKIVNDSLGHQMGDRLLRETSRRLVECLRANDTLAADRDPSVAARMGGDEFVILLDGLASPQDACIVAERVLGVLSRVYRLGEHEVFSTASIGVVTSDLAADNADAVLRDADTAMYEAKARGKGRYVLFDASMRDRALDRLQLENDLRHAQALGQLRLHYQPIVSLTTGELESVEALIRWEHPKRGLVSPIHFIPITEETGMIVPIGEWVLREACRQLGEWRRELGDRAPRSISVNVARKQLMVPSFPATVRKVLSESGMAPSSLHLEITESEMMADAKAAIEVLRSLKEIGVKIDMDDFGTGYSSLSCLRQFPIDVLKIDRSFVANIDEGRDLAALVHAVTQLARNMGISVVAEGIERADQVVLLQSLECTFGQGYYFAKPMPADKFAEYAGRDRRTSNAEALACLTH, encoded by the coding sequence ATGGCACAATCGAACGTTCCCGCTGCCAAGGCCCTGGGCTTTGGACTACTGGCGCTCGCATGCCTCGCTCCCGTCGCGACAGCCATGGCGATGGATTGCCAGGACGCTCTGTGCATGTCGGCGCCGGTCCACGAGGCTGCGCAGGAAGCCGGCTCATTCCAGTCTGAATGGGATATCTTCACGAACTTCGGCCAGTACATGAGCCGCCTGCATTGCATGCGCAAGGCCGACGGCTCTCCCGACTGGCCCTGGGTTATCGGACTCATCACGCTGACGGCCGGCGTGGTCGTCAGCTACCTGAAGATTTTCGTGTTCTGGCGCAGCGCCTACCTGGAAGTGCCCGAACGTGACCGCAATACCAAGCTGATGGACCTGGCGTATGTGTTTCTCTGGTGTGCGGTCTGTGGTTATGGCATGTCGATCCTGATGTTCGTCTGGCCGGCGTATCGACTGCTGGCGATCTTTCTCCTGGTGCTCAACTTCTTTTCCTGGCGATTCGCGTCAAGTCTCGGCGACTTTAAGGTGTCGCTGTCGGCCAAGGCCTTGCAGCGGAAGCTGGACGACGAGACGAGATCTCGAAACCGCGAGCTCGAACGACTCGTCGCCGAGAAAACCGCGGCGCTGGTCGCCAGCGAACGGCAGGCCCAGAAGCTCGCGCTGGTCGCCAGCCGTACGGACAATGCGGTCGTCATCACCGACACCGCCGGACGCATCGAGTGGGTGAACGACGGCTTCACGCGGATGACCGGCTATCAGTTGGATGAAGTCCTGGGGCGCAAGCCCGGCGAGGTGCTGCAGGGACCGGAAACCGACCCGGCAACGGTCGAGCGGATCCGCCGGTGCATGCATAACGCCGAGCCTGTGGAAGCCGAGATTCGCAACTATTCCAAATCGGGCAGGTGCTACTGGCTTTCGATGGAGATCCAGCCGGTCCGCGACGCCAGCGGCAAGCTCACACAATTCGTCGCGATCGAACGGGACATCAGCGAGCGCAAGCAGATGGAGCAGGAGCTCCGCGAGGCCGCCCGAACCGACCGCCTGACAGGTCTTCCTAATCGCGAGATGCTGCTGGACCGGCTTCAGCAGGCCATCCTGCGCGCCCGCCGCATGCCGACGTATCACTATGCGGTGCTGTTCATCGACTTTGACCGGTTCAAGATCGTCAACGACAGCCTGGGGCACCAGATGGGAGACCGACTCTTGCGGGAGACGTCGCGCCGGCTCGTGGAGTGCCTGCGGGCCAACGATACCCTGGCCGCCGATCGCGACCCGTCCGTTGCGGCTCGAATGGGCGGCGATGAGTTCGTCATCCTCCTCGACGGGCTTGCCAGCCCGCAGGACGCATGCATTGTCGCCGAGCGTGTGTTGGGCGTGCTCTCGCGCGTCTATCGCCTGGGCGAACATGAAGTGTTCTCGACTGCAAGCATCGGCGTGGTGACCAGCGACCTCGCGGCCGACAACGCCGACGCCGTGCTACGCGACGCCGACACTGCGATGTATGAGGCCAAGGCGCGCGGGAAAGGGCGGTATGTGCTGTTCGACGCCTCGATGCGTGACCGTGCTCTCGACCGGCTGCAGCTTGAGAACGACCTGCGCCATGCCCAGGCATTGGGGCAGCTCCGCCTTCATTACCAGCCAATCGTCTCGCTGACGACAGGAGAGCTCGAGAGTGTCGAAGCGCTGATCCGCTGGGAACATCCGAAGCGGGGACTGGTGTCGCCGATCCACTTCATTCCGATTACCGAAGAAACCGGGATGATCGTTCCCATTGGGGAATGGGTGCTGCGCGAGGCCTGCCGCCAGCTCGGCGAGTGGCGACGGGAGCTGGGCGATCGGGCGCCCAGGAGCATCAGCGTCAACGTGGCGCGAAAGCAGCTGATGGTGCCGTCGTTCCCGGCGACCGTCCGTAAGGTGTTGTCAGAGTCCGGCATGGCGCCCAGCAGCCTGCACCTGGAGATCACCGAGTCCGAGATGATGGCCGACGCCAAGGCCGCGATCGAGGTGCTGCGGTCGCTGAAGGAGATTGGCGTCAAGATCGACATGGACGACTTTGGCACCGGCTACTCGTCGTTGTCGTGCCTGCGACAGTTCCCGATCGACGTGCTGAAGATCGATCGATCGTTCGTCGCCAATATCGACGAGGGCCGCGACCTGGCTGCGCTGGTTCACGCCGTGACGCAGCTCGCGAGGAACATGGGGATCAGTGTTGTCGCAGAAGGTATCGAGCGGGCCGATCAGGTGGTGCTGCTGCAGTCGTTGGAGTGTACGTTCGGGCAGGGGTATTACTTCGCCAAACCCATGCCCGCCGACAAGTTTGCCGAGTATGCCGGCCGCGATCGCCGTACATCAAACGCCGAGGCACTGGCCTGCCTGACCCATTGA
- the aroF gene encoding 3-deoxy-7-phosphoheptulonate synthase: MIVVMKQGSTPQQVEHVVQLVREMGLKENVIVGEERTVVAVIGNDRFKDRTAMESVAGVEKVVPILAPYKMASREIKKERSVVQMGSDPLATVGGKKIGIIAGPCSVENKTQLLEIAHAVKEHGAVGLRGGAFKPRTNPYSFQGMGEKGLELLALARQETGLAVVTEVMAVDQVELVVKYADVLQVGARNMQNFNLLNAVGDQRKPVLLKRGLSATLEEFLLAAEYIMSRGNHQVMLCERGIRTYEEYVRNTLALAAVPALQRASHLPVVVDPSQGTGKNYLVDSMCRASVAAGADGLIIEVHNDPEHALTDGAQSITPEQFASMMKAIKRIAAAVDREV; the protein is encoded by the coding sequence ATGATCGTGGTAATGAAGCAAGGTTCTACCCCGCAACAGGTCGAGCACGTCGTTCAACTGGTGAGAGAGATGGGACTGAAAGAAAACGTCATCGTCGGCGAGGAACGAACGGTCGTCGCGGTCATCGGCAACGACCGCTTCAAGGACCGCACCGCGATGGAATCGGTCGCGGGCGTGGAGAAGGTCGTGCCGATCCTGGCGCCTTACAAGATGGCCAGCCGCGAGATCAAGAAGGAACGCAGCGTCGTGCAGATGGGCAGCGACCCGCTGGCGACGGTCGGCGGGAAGAAGATCGGCATCATTGCCGGGCCGTGCAGCGTCGAGAACAAGACGCAGCTCTTGGAGATCGCCCATGCGGTAAAGGAACATGGCGCGGTCGGCCTGCGCGGCGGGGCGTTCAAGCCGCGTACCAACCCCTACAGCTTCCAGGGCATGGGCGAAAAGGGCCTTGAACTGCTGGCACTCGCCCGGCAGGAAACGGGCCTGGCAGTCGTCACCGAGGTGATGGCGGTCGATCAGGTCGAACTGGTGGTCAAATACGCCGACGTGCTGCAGGTGGGCGCGCGGAACATGCAGAACTTCAACCTGCTCAACGCCGTCGGCGACCAGCGCAAGCCGGTTCTGCTGAAGCGGGGATTGAGCGCGACGCTGGAAGAGTTCCTGCTCGCCGCCGAGTACATCATGAGCCGTGGGAACCATCAGGTCATGCTGTGTGAGCGTGGGATTCGCACGTATGAAGAGTATGTCCGCAACACGCTGGCTCTAGCCGCCGTCCCCGCGCTACAGCGGGCGAGCCACCTGCCGGTGGTCGTCGACCCCAGCCAGGGCACGGGCAAGAACTACCTGGTGGACAGCATGTGCCGTGCGTCGGTCGCGGCGGGTGCCGACGGTTTGATCATCGAAGTGCACAACGACCCCGAACATGCCCTGACGGACGGTGCCCAGAGCATCACGCCGGAACAGTTCGCCAGCATGATGAAGGCGATCAAGCGGATCGCGGCGGCGGTGGATCGGGAGGTGTGA
- the msrA gene encoding peptide-methionine (S)-S-oxide reductase MsrA, protein MLIAVPVVALLAWAGYAAVEGKEEIKMLPLPATEYAPDKATKAGETRTLVVAGGCFWCVEGVFEQLDGVKGAVSGYAGGTKATANYKAVCTGETGHAEAVAVTYDPSKITFGELLQVFFTTHDPTSKNRQGADVGTQYRSAVFPLDDEQKKIAEEYIAKLNETKAFPKPVVTTVEPLKMADFYVAEDYHQDYAACNPNNPYIRGVAAPKIEKTKEKFADKLKKEEPAKK, encoded by the coding sequence ATGCTGATCGCCGTCCCGGTCGTCGCCCTACTCGCCTGGGCGGGTTACGCCGCCGTGGAAGGCAAAGAGGAGATCAAGATGCTTCCATTACCCGCCACCGAATACGCGCCCGACAAGGCGACCAAAGCCGGCGAAACCCGGACGCTGGTCGTCGCCGGCGGCTGTTTCTGGTGCGTCGAAGGCGTCTTCGAGCAGCTCGACGGCGTTAAGGGAGCCGTCAGCGGCTACGCCGGCGGCACCAAGGCCACCGCCAACTACAAAGCCGTCTGTACCGGCGAAACCGGGCACGCCGAGGCTGTCGCCGTGACCTACGACCCGTCGAAAATCACCTTCGGCGAACTGCTTCAGGTCTTCTTCACCACCCACGACCCGACGAGCAAAAACCGCCAGGGTGCCGACGTCGGCACGCAGTACCGCTCGGCCGTCTTCCCGCTCGACGACGAGCAGAAGAAGATCGCCGAGGAGTACATCGCCAAGCTCAACGAGACCAAGGCGTTCCCCAAGCCAGTGGTGACCACGGTCGAGCCGCTGAAGATGGCCGACTTCTACGTCGCCGAGGACTACCACCAGGATTACGCGGCGTGCAATCCTAACAACCCGTACATCCGCGGGGTTGCCGCGCCGAAGATCGAAAAGACCAAGGAGAAGTTCGCGGACAAGCTGAAGAAGGAAGAGCCCGCGAAGAAGTAG
- a CDS encoding Uma2 family endonuclease, with amino-acid sequence MTRIALPPKGRAHEKVSYESFLHTYSNGERLEWVDGEVVPTPPISGAHSEAHNYLIRWVGEWVEHFELGVVRSDPFQMKTSPTLPGRAPDLIFVARRNLKRLRSTHLKGPADVAIEIISPGTKTIDRVDKFREYESGGVKEYWLIDPVTRQAEFYKLGRDGKYQLIHPDEKGVIRSSALRGFWIEVRWLWHPPTLREIRSQWEIG; translated from the coding sequence ATGACGCGAATCGCACTACCGCCGAAGGGTCGAGCGCACGAGAAGGTCTCGTACGAGAGCTTCCTGCACACCTACAGCAACGGCGAACGACTCGAGTGGGTTGATGGGGAGGTTGTTCCGACGCCACCGATTTCCGGCGCACACAGCGAGGCCCACAACTATCTGATCCGATGGGTGGGCGAATGGGTCGAGCATTTTGAGCTGGGCGTCGTCCGATCCGACCCCTTCCAGATGAAGACGTCGCCGACCCTCCCCGGCCGCGCGCCAGACCTGATCTTCGTCGCCAGGCGAAACCTGAAGCGACTTCGATCCACCCACCTTAAAGGCCCTGCGGATGTCGCGATTGAGATCATCAGCCCGGGTACCAAGACCATCGATCGCGTCGATAAGTTTCGGGAGTATGAGTCGGGCGGCGTGAAAGAGTACTGGCTGATCGACCCTGTGACGCGTCAAGCGGAGTTCTACAAGCTGGGCAGGGACGGCAAGTACCAGCTTATTCATCCAGACGAAAAGGGCGTCATTCGCAGTTCGGCATTGCGAGGCTTCTGGATTGAAGTCCGATGGTTGTGGCATCCGCCTACGCTGCGCGAAATCCGCTCGCAGTGGGAGATCGGCTGA
- a CDS encoding rhodanese-like domain-containing protein — translation MAKHTPQFLAIVNDAKSRVKECTIDDIKARLARGEKFLLVDVREDGEWANGHLPGAVHIGKGVIERDIEVKVPDTGTEMVLYCGGGFRSALAADNLQKMGYTNVISMDGGFRGWTEAGLPVEK, via the coding sequence ATGGCCAAGCACACCCCGCAGTTCCTCGCAATCGTCAACGACGCCAAATCTCGTGTTAAAGAATGCACGATCGACGATATCAAAGCCCGGCTTGCCCGCGGCGAGAAGTTCCTGCTCGTCGACGTTCGCGAAGACGGCGAATGGGCCAACGGCCATTTGCCGGGGGCGGTTCATATCGGCAAGGGTGTGATCGAGCGCGATATCGAGGTCAAGGTCCCCGATACCGGCACCGAAATGGTGCTGTATTGCGGCGGTGGGTTTCGATCGGCACTGGCGGCCGACAACCTGCAGAAGATGGGCTACACGAACGTCATCTCAATGGACGGCGGTTTCCGCGGCTGGACCGAAGCCGGCCTGCCTGTCGAAAAGTAG